The Coffea arabica cultivar ET-39 chromosome 1e, Coffea Arabica ET-39 HiFi, whole genome shotgun sequence genome has a window encoding:
- the LOC140016773 gene encoding F-box protein At3g07870-like, translating into MAELPIEIVTDVLSRLPLKASSDASVSARHGATYYWILDEGRSIVQEFTKEGKCCRGGGNYYTGGGRNMVLVPCNGLLCIYKIYILRGMIGPFYLCNPITHQFVILPECSPQTWGHAIGFGHVPSTGEYKVVRIFTAEFVHGDDIDGDFGCEIFSIKREGNYYSSSDSWRVINRSKCPYPMRNTAVFVNGRLHWIVNTDCPFPPDHDNAIIFFDLASETFGYVPHPPDYEHEQERSIYVLDLAGTLSLLKFEEYENLIRLWMLDDYDKGIWTETHYIMIDPLPWEDDISFKFMVGRELLMAPWHCKYRLYYNIDTRTFRRVEKPEPAGSHGWTFRYCWESYEDLMENHKVLALC; encoded by the exons ATGGCAGAACTCCCAATTGAGATAGTGACTGACGTACTATCAAGGCTTCCTTTGAAAGCCTCTTCAGATGCAAGTGTGTCTGCAAGACATGGTGCAACTTACTATTGGATTCTTG ATGAAGGCCGTAGCATTGTGCAAGAATTCACCAAGGAAGGAAAATGTTGCAGGGGTGGAGGAAACTACTATACGGGTGGAGGACGGAACATGGTGTTGGTCCCCTGCAACGGCCTACTGTGTATTTACAAAATATACATCTTACGTGGGATGATTGGGCCTTTTTATTTATGTAATCCTATAACTCACCAATTTGTAATCCTCCCAGAGTGCTCTCCACAAACATGGGGTCATGCAATTGGTTTTGGACATGTACCTTCTACGGGAGAGTACAAAGTTGTAAGAATATTCACTGCAGAATTTGTGCACGGAGACGACATAGACGGTGATTTCGGTTGTGAAATCTTTAGCATTAAACGTGAAGGCAATTATTATTCATCATCAGATTCTTGGAGAGTCATTAATCGATCCAAGTGCCCATATCCAATGCGTAATACCGCTGTTTTTGTTAATGGACGTCTTCACTGGATAGTCAATACTGACTGTCCTTTTCCACCAGATCATGATAATGCCATAATTTTCTTCGATTTGGCTAGTGAAACTTTTGGGTATGTCCCCCATCCTCCAGATTACGAGCATGAACAAGAAAGGTCCATTTATGTGTTGGATTTGGCAGGTACCCTTAGCCTACTTAAGTTTGAAGAGTATGAAAATCTGATTCGACTATGGATGCTTGATGATTATGACAAAGGCATCTGGACCGAAACACATTACATCATGATAGACCCTCTGCCTTGGGAAGACGATATAAGCTTTAAATTTATGGTGGGCAGGGAATTATTGATGGCACCTTGGCATTGTAAATACAGACTCTACTACAACATTGACACGCGAACTTTTAGAAGAGTTGAAAAGCCTGAGCCTGCAGGATCTCATGGGTGGACTTTTCGATACTGCTGGGAAAGCTATGAAGATCTGATGGAAAATCACAAAGTACTAGCATTATGTTAG